The Risungbinella massiliensis sequence AAAGCATCCTAAAAGGGATGATTGCTTTTTTTGCCACGGTTATGTTGCTTTCTAGCATACTCTACCAGTTGCTACATACCGAAAAAGAAGAGAAGCCTCTTGTCCCAATCGCTCAGCGGGCCAAATGTCATGATCTCGGTGTCACAATGGCAGAACATACAAAAGTATATAAGACACTGTCTATGAAACTGGAGAAATCAAAACAAACGAAAAAAGTAGCTACTACTTCGAATAAAAAGAAACAACAGTCTAAAAGCTCTAAGACAACTCCAAATAACAATCAAAGTTACCGTGATTCCGAAAAAAAAAGGGAAAGAAATCAACGCAAATCAGGTGATTCAACTACAAAAAAATCGCCAAAACATAATGACACTTCAGGAGGAGATATTACAAAACCTATTTCTCAAGAGCCAGTGAGGGAAGAGCCACAGAAACAAATTTTGGAACTTCAAGTCGAATTAATATTTATAGAGATTGGTTTACGAATATAAACGTAATTAGTTAACCTCCTCACAGGAAATGTAGGAGGATTTTTTGATTTTATCAGATTAATAGAATTGAACATGCTAAAATGATATAAAAATATATTAATGAAGAAACGGTTGGCTAGGAGTGTGCACTTGGTGGATGAAGAACATTCGATGAAGGAAATAGGGGATGACATCATCCAATTATTAAAGAAAGCAGATTATGCCAGCGAGGTTGGAAGACCAGATCTTGTCTTAGATTGTGGATTTCAAATATTGAAGTTAGTACCTGAGCATTTTCTTGGCTATATGACATTAGCAATTGGTTATTTTAGCTCAGGAGATATTGTTGCTTCACAAGAGGCGATTGACAAAAGTATTGCTTCCAATGCCGAATTTGCTGATACGTGGGATCTCAAGGGATTAATCACTCATTATGGAACCCAAAAAATAGATGAGGCAATCCTTTACTTCCAAAAAGCGCTAGATTTAGATCCAGAATGTGTTGCTGCTATCGTGCATTATGCAGGAGCTGAGCTTGATCTTGGTCATCTAGACCGTGCAGAGGAGTTGGTGATGCAGGCAACAAAGCTGGATCCCGAGCGAAAAGAATGTCCTTTGCTTTTAGGGATGATCTATACAAAACGTGGTCAATTAGAGGAGGCAGAAACGTTCTATCGAGAGGCATTGCGAATCAACCCGGAGAGTTTGTTGGTTCATTTAAACTATGGGCATTACTTAATGGTAAATCGAAATGATCCAAAAAAAGCATATCCTATATTGAAAGAGGCAATACGCTTGAATCCAGATGACAAAAAAGCACAAGACTATTATCGTCAGGTTGTGAAAGAGAAGAGTCGAGATTTTGGTTGGGATTACAAGCTTTGGATGGGGCTTCTACTAGTTGGTTTACTACTAAGTTTTGTTTTCAAATTTGGTATGGATTAAAGATGAAAAGGGAGAAAAAAGAGCACTGTTTTTGGAATAGAATCCATTCCTTCAACAGAGCTCTTTTTTTAGTGCGCTATCATTTTGTTAGGTCTCTTTTTCCGATGGCTGAGTATCATTTCCAACACACGAGCCCCTAGTAAAACCCCTAGAACGATCAATCCAAACCCGATAAGTTGAAAAGAGGTAATGTGCTCATCCAAGAAAATCGTTGCCCCGATCAGTGAGAAGAGAGGATTGAAATTAAGGAAGATCGAGGTTTCGACTGGTCCAATGCTCTGGATGGAGCGATTGTAAATCATGTGTCCTATGCCACTAGCGATAATGGCAGAAGCAAAGAAGATCGTCCATATCTGCCCATCTCCGTGCCACATTTGTGCAAGACCATGTGGTTCAAAGATAAGTCCAAGTACGAATAAGATAAGAGATCCATAAACCATCATCCATCCTGTTAGGGCACGGGCATCTAAAGTGGATGCGCCTTTGCGGATCAGGATAAAGCTAATTGCTTGCGAGAGGATCGAGAGAAAGACGATAGGATCGCCAATAGATATACCGATTCCACTACTACCACTTAGAACAACGAGTGTTACTCCGCTAAAGCCGAGTAAGAGTCCTATCCATTGGAATGTAGACAAATGATTACCAATTAATTTAATAGAGAGCAAAGAGGTCAATAAAGGTCCGAGCCCCAATATCAATCCAGCATTGGTAGCAGTGGTTTGAGTAAGTCCTAGTGCTAACAATCCATGGTGTGCTACTACATTAAAAGTCCCAGCTGTTACAATTAGCTTTAGATGAGACTTGGTCAACTTAGGCAACTGTCCGATGCTTCGTAAAAAAAGTAGAACAAAGAGTCCAGCGGTAAGAATGCGAAAAGCCGTCATGGTAATGGGAGAGAATTCGGCTACCAATTGTTTGGTGGCTACCACATTTAGTCCCCAAGTTGCCATCACGACGAGAAGAATAAGATAGGTTTTCCATCTAGTCATCTTTGTGAGTTTTCCTTTCTACACAAGAAAAGAGAAAAAGATGCGCTGGAAGTAAGCATCTCTTTCTCTAGTGAATAAAAAATATTCTACTCCTTTTTTGAAAGATTGGCTAGAGCTAAGTTGTATAGATAAGAGTGATTTAGTGTTATTTTTAATAGTAATTTTTGCCAATATAGTCAAAAGGAACTGTCTCATTGTTCATGTAGCTTTACGAACTTAATCAAACACGCTTTGCTAGGTTCTTTGGCATTAAGTAGGTAAATTTGATTGCTTTTTCTCCCATTTTATTTGGGAGTTAATTCGATATTGGATATAAAGAATAGAAAAAAAGATTGTCAGGGCGAGATGAAAGGGCTTCTCAAGTGGTTGAAGGTTATTTAATTTTTTTCGTAAGATAAGCACGAACATGAAGTAAAGTGTTATTTCCATTAAGAGTAATAAATCTTCTAATGTTGTGAACTCCAAAATAAACAACCAAGTATATAAACCGTATTGATAAATGTGATATATATCATAAAAAAGGAATGAGATCACATTTATAGCATATAAGTGACAGATCCAGTATAGACTTTTCACTGGTTGAATTTTGTTTAACGAATAGGTATAGGAGTAGAATAGAGCGACAGAGCATAAACCCCATGTTACGATGTCTAAAAAAAGTAAAGCGATCCACCAAATTGGGTAAAAATGTTGGAAGTTCATCGGTTTGTTGATTTCCACTGCTTTTTCCATTATTTCAAGTTCTCCTTTAGTAAAATGAAATAGTAAGAAAACTGATGCTCTTATTAATCGGATCCAAAAAGGGGAGTTATTTAGATTACAAATAATCTTTGTCCTATTTCATACAGTTCACAATTTATGAATTCTAATCTCCCTTTTGCATAAAGTTCATTTTAACATCAGTATGTATATTTAAACTATTAAAATTATTTTTTCATCCATTCATCGCCTTCTAGGAACAGGACTAGGCATTCGTACATATGGTAATCGTAAGCGCAATCCTCTGGAGGTGAAGGGACTTGCCTGGATTACTGACTAGCTTGATCCTGCTTTTCAAAGAAATGTCTCTTTTTGTCTCATACATCAAGAACAATGCTTTTCCTCAGCCATTGCCAGAAAAAGAAGAGATGGAGTGTTTAGAGTTGATGGCGCAGGGAAATGCAGATGCACGCAATCGACTCATTGAGCACAATCTTCGTCTAGTTGCCCATATCGTGAAGAAATTTGAAAATACCGGGGAGGACACAGAAGATCTGATCTCCATCGGGACGATTGGATTAATAAAGGCAATTGAATCATTCCGCCCCAATAAAGGGACGAAACTTGCTACATACGCCGCTCGCTGCATCGAGAACGAAATTCTAATGCATCTTCGTTCGTTAAAAAAGGCAAGAAAAGATGTTTCTCTACAAGACCCTATAGGAACTGACAAAGAAGGAAATGAGATCAATCTTCTCGATGTTCTTGGAACGGATCGGGATGAAGTGATGAACCTTGTGGAACTCAAGATTGAGCGGAAAAAGATATATGAAAATATCCATATTCTAGACGATCGGGAGCAAGAAGTGATTCGTTGGCGATTTGGGCTAGACAATGAAGAGGAACGAACCCAACGTGAGATCGCTAAGCAATTGGGGATTTCACGGAGTTATGTATCGAGGATTGAGAAACGGGCGCTGATTAAGTTGTTTCATGAGTTTTATCGGGAGAAAGGCAAGCGGTAAACAAAGAGATCACCTGTTAAAGGTGGTCTATTTTATTTAAAAGTATCTTTAATGTAACAAATGGTACCAATTGAAATGTATAATGTTTTATATAAAATGAATGTAAAGCAACGATTGTAGTTGGATAAGGTTTTATAAAACAATGTATTTTGCTTACCGATTATTTGTAAATACGAGGCTCCCATAAATAGAAAGGGAG is a genomic window containing:
- a CDS encoding tetratricopeptide repeat protein; this translates as MDEEHSMKEIGDDIIQLLKKADYASEVGRPDLVLDCGFQILKLVPEHFLGYMTLAIGYFSSGDIVASQEAIDKSIASNAEFADTWDLKGLITHYGTQKIDEAILYFQKALDLDPECVAAIVHYAGAELDLGHLDRAEELVMQATKLDPERKECPLLLGMIYTKRGQLEEAETFYREALRINPESLLVHLNYGHYLMVNRNDPKKAYPILKEAIRLNPDDKKAQDYYRQVVKEKSRDFGWDYKLWMGLLLVGLLLSFVFKFGMD
- a CDS encoding DMT family transporter, whose translation is MTRWKTYLILLVVMATWGLNVVATKQLVAEFSPITMTAFRILTAGLFVLLFLRSIGQLPKLTKSHLKLIVTAGTFNVVAHHGLLALGLTQTTATNAGLILGLGPLLTSLLSIKLIGNHLSTFQWIGLLLGFSGVTLVVLSGSSGIGISIGDPIVFLSILSQAISFILIRKGASTLDARALTGWMMVYGSLILFVLGLIFEPHGLAQMWHGDGQIWTIFFASAIIASGIGHMIYNRSIQSIGPVETSIFLNFNPLFSLIGATIFLDEHITSFQLIGFGLIVLGVLLGARVLEMILSHRKKRPNKMIAH
- the sigK gene encoding RNA polymerase sporulation sigma factor SigK → MPGLLTSLILLFKEMSLFVSYIKNNAFPQPLPEKEEMECLELMAQGNADARNRLIEHNLRLVAHIVKKFENTGEDTEDLISIGTIGLIKAIESFRPNKGTKLATYAARCIENEILMHLRSLKKARKDVSLQDPIGTDKEGNEINLLDVLGTDRDEVMNLVELKIERKKIYENIHILDDREQEVIRWRFGLDNEEERTQREIAKQLGISRSYVSRIEKRALIKLFHEFYREKGKR